From Orcinus orca chromosome 3, mOrcOrc1.1, whole genome shotgun sequence, a single genomic window includes:
- the LOC101286914 gene encoding LOW QUALITY PROTEIN: protocadherin beta-3-like (The sequence of the model RefSeq protein was modified relative to this genomic sequence to represent the inferred CDS: deleted 2 bases in 1 codon), whose protein sequence is MAENAMEAGGERFLRQRQVLFLFVFLGGSLAGSQSRRYSVAEEKERGFFISNLAKDLGLSVGKLAATGAQVVSKGNRQYFQLNHQTGDLLLHEKLDREELCGSAEPCILQFQIFLQNPLQFITNELQVIDVNDHSPAFSENEMQLKIPENTPPGTIIPLGNAEDLDVGRNSLQNYTITPNSHFHVLTRSRRDGRKYPELVLDKALDREEQPELRLMLTALDGGTPRRSGTVQVHILVLNINDNTPEFTQSLYEVQVLENSPVNSLIVTVSASDLDTGNLGTISYAFFHVSEEIRKTFQLNPITGDIQLIKYLNFEAIHTYEVDIEAKDGGGLSGKSTVIVQVVDVNDNPPELTLFSITSPIPENSPETVVAVFSVSDLESGDNGKMVCSIENDLPFILKPSVENFYTLLSEGELDREIRAEYNITITVTDMGSPRLKTEHNITVLVSDVNDNAPAFTQTSYTLPVREDNSPALQFGSVHATDRDAGANAQVTYSLLPPLDAHVPLASLVSINPDNGHLFALSSLDYEALRAFEFRVGAADRGSPALSSQELVRVLVADGNDNAPFVLYPLQNASASCTELVPRAAEAGYLVTKVVAVDGDSGQNAWLSYQLLKAMEPGLFGVWAHNGEVRTARLLSERDAAKHRLVVLVKDNGEPPLSASVTLYVLLVDGFSQPYLPAPEAEAADAVPAARLTVYLVVALASVSWLFLFSVLVFVAVRLCRRGGAASVSRCSVPEGHFPGHLVDVSGTGTLSQSYQYEVCLTGGSGLNEFNFLKPILPSGLVQDTGQD, encoded by the exons ATGGCAGAAAATGCAATGGAGGCCGGAGGGGAGCGCTTTCTTAGACAAAGGCAAGTcctgtttctctttgtttttctgggtGGGTCTCTGGCTGGGTCCCAGTCGAGGCGCTACTCTGTGGCTGAGGAAAAAGAGAGGGGGTTTTTCATCTCCAATCTAGCAAAGGATCTGGGGCTGAGTGTAGGGAAACTGGCCGCGACAGGGGCCCAAGTTGTGTCTAAAGGGAACAGACAGTATTTTCAGCTCAACCATCAGACCGGTGATTTGCTCCTGCATGAGAAATTGGACCGGGAGGAGCTATGCGGCTCCGCAGAGCCATGCATACTGCAGTTTCAGATATTCCTGCAAAATCCCTTGCAGTTTATTACAAATGAGCTCCAGGTGATAGACGTAAATGACCATTCTCCAGCATTCTCTGAAAATGAAATGCAGCTGAAAATCCCAGAAAACACTCCCCCAGGAACAATAATTCCTTTGGGAAATGCTGAAGACTTGGATGTGGGAAGAAACAGTCTCCAAAACTACACGATCACTCCTAATTCCCATTTCCACGTTCTCACACGCAGTCGTAGGGATGGAAGGAAGTACCCAGAACTAGTACTAGACAAAGCACTGGATCGTGAGGAGCAGCCAGAGCTTAGGTTAATGCTCACTGCGCTGGATGGCGGGACCCCACGTAGGTCTGGGACCGTCCAGGTTCACATCCTGGTCTTAAACATAAACGACAACACCCCAGAATTTACACAGTCCCTCTATGAGGTTCAAGTTCTAGAGAACAGCCCCGTTAACTCTCTTATTGTCACTGTTTCAGCTTCTGATTTAGATACAGGAAATTTGGGGACAATAtcatatgcattttttcatgtttctgaagaaattagaaaaactttTCAACTAAATCCAATTACTGGTGATATCcaactaataaaatatttgaattttgagGCGATCCATACTTATGAAGTGGACATAGAAGCCAAGGATGGTGGAGGCCTTTCAGGAAAATCAACAGTG ATAGTTCAGGTGGTTGATGTGAACGACAACCCACCAGAACTGACCTTGTTCTCAATTACCAGCCCTATCCCAGAGAACTCGCCAGAGACTGTGGTGGCTGTTTTCAGTGTTTCCGATCTAGAGTCTGGAGACAATGGGAAAATGGTGTGTTCCATCGAGAACGATCTCCCATTCATCTTGAAACCATCTGTAGAGAATTTTTATACCCTATTGTCAGAAGGAGAGCTGGACAGAGAGATCAGAGCTGAGTACAACATCACCATCACAGTCACAGATATGGGAAGCCCCAGGCTGAAAACCGAGCACAACATAACCGTGCTGGTGTCCGACGTCAACGACAACGCCCCCGCCTTCACCCAGACCTCCTACACCCTGCCCGTCCGCGAGGACAACAGCCCCGCCCTGCAGTTCGGCAGCGTCCACGCCACAGACAGAGACGCGGGCGCCAACGCCCAGGTCACCTACTCGCTGCTGCCGCCCCTCGACGCGCACGTGCCCCTGGCCTCCCTGGTGTCCATCAACCCGGACAACGGCCACCTGTTCGCCCTGAGTTCCCTGGACTACGAGGCCCTGCGGGCGTTCGAGTTCCGCGTGGGCGCCGCCGACCGCGGCTCGCCCGCGCTCAGCAGCCAGGAGCTGGTGCGCGTGCTCGTGGCGGACGGCAACGACAACGCGCCCTTCGTGCTGTACCCGCTGCAGAACGCCTCGGCTTCCTGCACCGAGCTGGTGCCCAGGGCGGCCGAGGCGGGTTACCTGGTGACCAAGGTGGTGGCGGTGGACGGCGACTCGGGCCAGAACGCCTGGCTGTCGTACCAGCTGCTCAAGGCCATGGAGCCCGGCCTGTTCGGCGTGTGGGCGCACAACGGCGAGGTTCGCACGGCCCGGCTGCTGAGCGAGCGCGACGCGGCCAAGCACAGGCTGGTGGTGTTGGTCAAGGACAACGGCGAGCCTCCGCTCTCGGCCAGCGTCACGCTGTACGTGCTGCTGGTGGACGGCTTCTCGCAGCCCTACCTGCCGGCCCCGGAAGCGGAAGCGGCGGACGCGGTTCCGGCCGCCCGGCTCACCGTCTACCTGGTGGTTGCTTTGGCGTCGGTGTCCTGGCTCTTCCTCTTCTCGGTGCTGGTGTTCGTCGCGGTGCGGCTGtgcaggaggggcggggcggcCTCGGTGAGTCGCTGCTCGGTGCCCGAGGGCCACTTTCCAGGCCACCTGGTGGACGTCAGCGGCACGGGGACCCTGTCCCAGAGCTACCAGTACGAGGTGTGTCTGACGGGAGGCTCCGGGTTAAATGAGTTTAACTTCTTGAAGCCGATTCTCCCTAGTGGTCTGGTTCAAGACACTGGGCAGGACTAG